Below is a window of Terriglobia bacterium DNA.
GGATAAACTCCGCCGTTTCCTCATCACGCATTTCCGGCCTTGATTCGACCGTGACCGCTACATCCTTGGTGAGAACCCTGACGGTTAGTCTTCCCCTTTTTCTATCGCAATTGTCGAAGATATCGCCGTTATATGTGCCGGTTTTCTGATTAGGCGCCGGCTTTATCTTTACTTTGATCTGTCCATGATGATTCTCGATCTCGGCGTCTAACGTGGTCCCGAGTTCGTCCCCCAATTTCAGCTTACCCACCCTGAGGTTCGCGTGTCTGGCATCCGGGTCCAGATGTACTCGTACGATTTCCGACGGCCCTTCGAGTGCGAAACTCATCCAGGACGAATCATGGCACCAGTCATGGCACGGATCACAGGAAGAGTCGGGACACCCTGCACCGTAGTTATATGATGGTGACCATGATGGCGAAGCGTTAGGAATCGACAGATTGGGGACGAAAGCCATCAGGCTATCGAACCAAAGCCTTCCCAAATGGACCAAAGGATTCGATGGCCAAGTTCCGGTATATCCAGCTCCCGAGCCGCAAGACGACCGATAATTACCCATGGTTTTCCTCCGTTGGGGCCTAGTCTAGCATCAATCTGCAATACCTAGCGGGCTAATTCAGCCCCGCCGCCGGCTAGCAAAACTAAAGGCTCTCGAAGTCTCGTCAAATCCGCCGCAGAATTTCCAGTACGTCCGAAATCGATTGCCATCGTTCTTCCGGCTGGCGCGCGAGGGATCTGGCGATGACGTCCTGCAAGGCCGGCGGCGCGGCTCCCGCAGTCATCTCGCGCGCAAGCAAGCCGAAGGCGAAGATGTCGGTGCGCGCGTCGGTGGGGCGGCCTTCCGTCTGCTCGGGCGCCAGGTAGGCCGGCGTTCCTGCTCCCGACATCCCGAAGTCGAGAACCTTTACCCCGCTTCGCGTCAGCATGATGTTCTGCGGCTTCAGATCGTGATGAACGATCGCTTGTTGATGAGCGTGTTCGAGCGCTTCGGCGATCTGAATCAGGTAACGGAGCGCGTCGGTTAGCGGCAGCGGTCCCTGTGCGAGACGATCCGAGAGCGCCTCTCCGACGAGATATTCGAAGACCAGGTAGTGCGTATCCCCGTCGTTGCCGGCATCGTGCAGGATGCAAATGTGTGGATGACTCATGGCCGCGATCGCGCGGGCTTCCTCCTGGAAGCGGCGGAATCGTTCGGGATCGCCGGCGAGATATGCGGGCAGGATCTTGACCGCGACGAGCCGGTTAAGATGGGGATCGACGGAGCAATAGACATCGCCCATGCCCCCACGCCCCGCGAGACCGAGGAGCTGATACCGGCCGAGCATGCGGCCGGTCAGCAATCCGGCGCCTTCAGCGGCGAGAGATTCGGCCGCAAAGCGCATCGCAGGCTTGTCGAGAAATGTTTCCGCCTCACTGTCGCATGCCAACAGCGATTCGACTTCCGAGCGCACGGACTCGTTGCCGGCGCAGGCACGGTCGAGAAACGCCTTGCGTTCTGCCGGCGGCAGCGGCGACGTCTGGCTATAAATTGTCTGAATCCGCTGCAGGCGTTCCTGTTCCACCTTTGACTCCATGCCCAAGTTCCCGAAGCAGCCAGGCCTTCGCGAAATTCCAGTGACGGCTGACGGTAACCGGCGAGACGCCCAGGGCTTCGGCCGTTTCTTCCACGC
It encodes the following:
- a CDS encoding serine/threonine-protein kinase, coding for MESKVEQERLQRIQTIYSQTSPLPPAERKAFLDRACAGNESVRSEVESLLACDSEAETFLDKPAMRFAAESLAAEGAGLLTGRMLGRYQLLGLAGRGGMGDVYCSVDPHLNRLVAVKILPAYLAGDPERFRRFQEEARAIAAMSHPHICILHDAGNDGDTHYLVFEYLVGEALSDRLAQGPLPLTDALRYLIQIAEALEHAHQQAIVHHDLKPQNIMLTRSGVKVLDFGMSGAGTPAYLAPEQTEGRPTDARTDIFAFGLLAREMTAGAAPPALQDVIARSLARQPEERWQSISDVLEILRRI